A genomic segment from Biomphalaria glabrata chromosome 16, xgBioGlab47.1, whole genome shotgun sequence encodes:
- the LOC129923301 gene encoding histidine-rich protein PFHRP-II-like — MDIITSYLTQESNVVICVYYRLALRHFTLNHAASHAEDKQTLNHAASHVEDKQTLNHAASHAEDKHTLNHAASHVEDKQTLNHAASHAEDKHTLNHAASHAEDKQTLNHAASHVEDKQTLNHAASHAEAKHTLNHAASHAEDKQTLNHAASHVEDKQTLNHAASHVEDKQTLNHAASHVEDKQTLNHAASHVEDKQTLNHAASHVEDKNTLNHVALRAEDKQTLKHVASRAEDKQTLNHAASHVEDKQTLNHAASHVEDKQTLNHAASHVEDKQTLNHAASHVEDKNTLNHVALRAEDKQALKHVASRAEDKQTLNHAASHVEDKQTLNHAASHVEDKQTLNHAASHVEGKQTLNHAASHVEDKQTLNHAASHVEDKQTLNHAASHVEDKQTLNHAASHVEDKHTLNHVASRAEDKQTLNHTASHVEDKQTLNHAASHVEDKQTLNHAASHVEDKQTLNHAASHAEDKHTLNHVASRAEDKQTLNHAASHAEDKQG, encoded by the exons ATGGACATTATAACGTCGTACCTAACCCAAGAGTCCAATGTTGTCATTTGTGTCTATTACAGATTAGCTCTTCGCCATTTC ACATTGAACCATGCTGCATCACATGCTGAGGACAAACAGACATTGAATCATGCTGCATCACATGTTGAGGACAAACAGACATTGAATCATGCTGCATCACATGCTGAGGACAAACATACATTGAATCATGCTGCATCACATGTTGAGGACAAACAGACATTGAACCATGCTGCATCACATGCTGAGGACAAACATACATTGAATCATGCTGCATCACATGCTGAGGACAAACAGACATTGAATCATGCTGCATCACATGTTGAGGACAAACAGACATTGAACCATGCTGCATCACATGCTGAGGCCAAACATACATTGAACCATGCTGCATCACATGCTGAGGACAAACAGACATTGAATCATGCTGCATCACATGTTGAGGACAAACAGACATTGAATCATGCTGCATCACATGTTGAGGACAAACAGACATTGAACCATGCTGCATCACATGTTGAGGACAAACAGACATTGAACCATGCTGCATCACATGTTGAGGACAAACAGACATTGAACCATGCTGCATCACATGTTGAGGACAAAAATACATTGAATCATGTGGCATTACGTGCTGAGGACAAACAGACACTGAAACATGTGGCATCACGTGCTGAGGACAAACAGACATTGAACCATGCTGCATCACATGTTGAGGACAAACAGACATTGAACCATGCTGCATCACATGTTGAGGACAAACAGACATTGAACCATGCTGCATCACATGTTGAGGACAAACAGACATTGAACCATGCTGCATCACATGTTGAGGACAAAAATACATTGAATCATGTGGCATTACGTGCTGAGGACAAACAGGCACTGAAACATGTGGCATCACGTGCTGAGGACAAACAGACATTGAACCATGCTGCATCACATGTTGAGGACAAACAGACATTGAACCATGCTGCATCACATGTTGAGGACAAACAGACATTGAACCATGCTGCATCACATGTTGAGGGCAAACAGACATTGAACCATGCTGCATCACATGTTGAGGACAAACAGACATTGAATCATGCTGCATCACATGTTGAGGACAAACAGACATTGAACCATGCTGCATCACATGTTGAGGACAAACAGACATTGAACCATGCTGCATCACATGTTGAGGACAAACATACATTGAACCATGTGGCATCACGTGCTGAGGACAAACAGACATTGAACCATACTGCATCACATGTTGAGGACAAACAGACATTGAACCATGCTGCATCACATGTTGAGGACAAACAGACATTGAACCATGCTGCATCACATGTTGAGGACAAACAGACATTGAACCATGCTGCATCACATGCTGAGGACAAACATACATTGAACCATGTGGCATCACGTGCTGAGGACAAACAGACATTGAATCATGCTGCATCACATGCTGAGGACAAACAAGGTTAA